Proteins from one Mycobacterium adipatum genomic window:
- a CDS encoding FAD-dependent monooxygenase, whose product MAPHAVISGAGIGGPALAGQLAARGWRTTVLERYPQRRDEGQNVDIRGAAREVVRRMGIDADVRAANTTEVGMRLLRADGSTAAAFPVSLGTDGPTAELEILRGELSRILIERAATTEFRFGRQIADVSDHDGHVSVALDDGSSVEADLLVIAEGLHSRSRRFVAPTKVHELGMYLSYATIPRRDDDDNWWTWQNATESRSVHLRPDNLGTTRAMLTFLSDVRGLDELDRGALVRVLRRTFDDLGGAAPRILAELEAGAPMYFSSVGQMSSPRWSRGRVALLGDAAHCNATFGGAGTSLALIGAYILAGELGTGADIESALPRYQQRMRPFVDAAPLVRPRMLRLANPRTRAGIRVLHTVSGVVSGPVGRAVTAAASAAGRLPINLAAGDPALPTYL is encoded by the coding sequence GTGGCCCCTCACGCTGTCATCTCCGGCGCCGGTATCGGCGGACCCGCCCTGGCCGGTCAACTGGCCGCGCGCGGCTGGCGCACCACCGTCCTCGAGCGGTATCCCCAACGCCGCGACGAGGGGCAGAACGTCGACATCCGCGGCGCGGCCCGCGAGGTCGTCCGGCGGATGGGCATCGACGCCGACGTGCGGGCGGCCAACACCACCGAGGTGGGGATGCGCCTGTTGCGGGCCGACGGTTCGACGGCCGCCGCCTTCCCGGTCTCGCTCGGAACAGATGGGCCCACCGCGGAACTGGAGATCCTGCGCGGGGAGTTGTCCCGCATCCTGATCGAGCGCGCCGCGACCACCGAGTTCCGGTTCGGCAGGCAGATCGCCGACGTCAGCGATCACGACGGGCACGTCAGCGTCGCTCTGGACGACGGCAGCAGCGTCGAGGCCGATCTGCTCGTCATCGCCGAGGGCCTGCACTCCCGGTCACGGCGTTTCGTGGCCCCGACGAAGGTGCACGAGCTCGGCATGTATCTCAGCTACGCGACCATCCCGCGGCGCGACGACGACGACAACTGGTGGACCTGGCAGAACGCCACCGAGTCCCGGTCGGTGCACCTGCGCCCGGACAATCTCGGCACCACCCGCGCGATGCTGACGTTCCTCTCCGACGTCCGGGGTTTGGACGAACTCGACCGTGGCGCCCTGGTGAGGGTCCTGCGGCGCACGTTCGACGATCTCGGCGGTGCCGCCCCGCGCATCCTGGCCGAACTCGAAGCCGGTGCCCCGATGTACTTCTCGTCCGTCGGGCAGATGAGCAGTCCCCGGTGGAGCAGGGGGCGCGTCGCACTGCTCGGCGATGCCGCGCACTGCAACGCCACCTTCGGTGGGGCGGGCACCAGCCTGGCCCTCATCGGCGCCTACATCCTGGCCGGCGAACTCGGCACGGGCGCCGATATCGAGTCGGCCCTGCCCCGGTATCAGCAGCGGATGAGGCCCTTCGTCGATGCCGCACCGCTGGTGCGGCCGCGGATGTTGCGGCTGGCCAACCCGCGCACCCGGGCGGGTATCCGCGTGCTGCACACCGTGTCGGGGGTGGTCTCGGGACCGGTCGGTCGGGCCGTGACCGCGGCGGCCTCGGCGGCGGGTCGGCTGCCGATCAATCTTGCTGCCGGGGATCCGGCACTGCCCACCTATCTCTGA
- a CDS encoding dienelactone hydrolase family protein has product MAKTKKLFAALTRRGPHRVLRGDLAFAGQPGVVYTPESGLSLPGVAFGHDWLAAADRYAGTLEHLASWGIVAAAPDTERSLAPSALKMAVDLGTTLDIIAGVRLGPGKISVHPAKLAVVGHGFGGSAAVFTAAGLGSRLQTAAALFPAVTSPPAEQPAATLRLPGLILRAPADATAIKSNADALARAWSGATLRTVAKAEAGGLIEGRRLAKAVGLPGADKGTQKATRALLTGYLLHVLTGDRQYRDFADPEVVLPKTVAADPDAAEPTLEDKVVALLKG; this is encoded by the coding sequence GTGGCCAAGACGAAGAAACTCTTCGCTGCTCTGACCCGGCGCGGACCGCACCGCGTCCTGCGCGGAGACCTCGCTTTCGCGGGCCAGCCCGGCGTCGTCTACACCCCCGAATCAGGCCTGAGCCTGCCCGGTGTGGCGTTCGGGCACGACTGGCTGGCCGCTGCCGACCGCTATGCGGGCACCCTGGAGCACCTGGCGTCCTGGGGCATCGTCGCGGCGGCGCCCGATACCGAGCGCTCGTTGGCTCCCTCGGCGCTCAAGATGGCCGTCGACCTGGGCACCACCTTGGACATCATCGCCGGGGTGCGGCTGGGACCCGGGAAGATCAGCGTGCACCCGGCCAAGCTGGCCGTCGTGGGTCACGGCTTCGGTGGATCCGCCGCGGTGTTCACCGCCGCCGGACTGGGGTCGCGGTTGCAGACCGCCGCGGCGCTGTTTCCCGCTGTCACGAGCCCACCGGCCGAACAACCGGCCGCCACCTTGCGGCTGCCCGGGCTCATCCTGCGCGCACCCGCCGATGCCACCGCCATCAAATCCAACGCCGACGCCTTGGCCCGCGCCTGGTCGGGGGCGACTCTGCGCACGGTGGCCAAAGCGGAGGCCGGTGGACTGATCGAGGGACGCCGGTTGGCCAAGGCGGTGGGGTTGCCCGGCGCCGACAAGGGCACCCAGAAGGCCACCCGAGCGCTGCTGACCGGCTATCTGTTGCACGTGCTGACCGGGGACAGGCAGTACCGCGACTTCGCCGACCCGGAGGTGGTGCTGCCCAAAACGGTCGCCGCGGACCCCGACGCCGCCGAGCCCACGCTGGAGGACAAGGTGGTCGCCCTGCTGAAGGGCTGA
- a CDS encoding alpha/beta hydrolase: MANVVFIHGLWVAHTAWQPWIELFHAHGHRAVAPPWPGEHATPEQTRRHAADQAGNGIDELTEHFAKHLEQFDAPPVVIGHSFGGLIAQKLLGQNRAAAAIAIDPAPIKGVKPLPFTQLRSAFPILGNPGNKGRAKGLTEAQWRYGFGNALSQAESDALWRQWAIPSPGRPLFEAAAANFAKNSPAKVDTANSTRGPLLITGATADHTVAPASTRAAHRLYEKSSAITDFHEFDGRGHSLTIDHGWRDVADVALDWMAQRQVTRAA, translated from the coding sequence ATGGCCAACGTCGTCTTCATCCATGGACTCTGGGTTGCGCACACCGCATGGCAGCCGTGGATCGAACTGTTCCACGCACACGGTCATCGAGCGGTCGCGCCGCCGTGGCCCGGTGAGCACGCCACCCCCGAGCAGACCCGCCGTCACGCCGCCGATCAAGCCGGTAACGGGATCGACGAGCTGACCGAGCACTTCGCGAAGCACCTCGAACAGTTCGACGCCCCGCCGGTGGTGATCGGACATTCGTTCGGCGGGCTCATCGCGCAAAAGCTGCTGGGCCAGAACAGGGCTGCGGCAGCCATCGCGATCGACCCCGCCCCCATCAAGGGAGTCAAGCCGCTACCGTTCACGCAACTGCGTTCGGCCTTCCCCATCCTCGGCAATCCTGGCAACAAGGGGCGCGCCAAGGGACTGACCGAGGCCCAGTGGCGGTACGGATTCGGGAATGCCTTGTCCCAGGCGGAATCCGACGCGCTCTGGCGGCAATGGGCCATCCCGTCACCGGGACGGCCGCTCTTCGAGGCCGCCGCGGCGAATTTCGCGAAGAACTCGCCGGCCAAGGTGGACACCGCCAACAGCACGCGGGGTCCACTGCTTATCACCGGGGCCACCGCCGACCACACCGTGGCGCCGGCGAGCACCAGGGCCGCCCACCGGTTGTACGAGAAGTCCTCCGCCATCACCGATTTCCATGAGTTCGACGGACGCGGCCACTCATTGACCATCGACCACGGTTGGCGCGACGTGGCCGACGTCGCGCTGGACTGGATGGCGCAACGCCAGGTCACCCGGGCGGCATGA
- a CDS encoding VOC family protein, giving the protein MAITVDELVVADPPQAWSTAGFTVTDGTCRVGDVGIRLVGRERGIGIIGWALRGLDARDIDGIPTAVAGGAPTAPAEHANGVTGIDHIVVLSPDVDRTVAALAAVGMTPRRERLGTLGGRPIRQVFFRFGAVIIEVVGAPDPAGDGPSTLWGITYNVADIDRTAAYFSGRTTPVKDAVQPGRRITTVGHQQFGMSVRTAMLSAPILSS; this is encoded by the coding sequence ATGGCCATCACCGTCGACGAGCTCGTGGTCGCCGACCCGCCGCAGGCGTGGAGCACGGCCGGGTTCACCGTCACCGACGGCACCTGCCGGGTCGGCGACGTCGGCATCCGGTTGGTCGGGCGCGAGCGGGGCATCGGGATCATCGGCTGGGCCCTGCGCGGGCTCGACGCCCGGGACATCGACGGCATCCCGACCGCGGTTGCCGGCGGCGCGCCCACCGCACCCGCCGAGCATGCCAACGGCGTCACCGGGATCGACCACATCGTGGTGCTGTCCCCCGACGTCGACCGTACCGTCGCCGCGCTGGCCGCGGTCGGGATGACACCGCGCCGGGAACGGCTCGGCACCCTGGGCGGCCGGCCGATTCGGCAGGTCTTCTTCCGCTTCGGCGCGGTGATCATCGAGGTTGTCGGAGCCCCGGATCCGGCCGGCGACGGCCCGTCGACGCTGTGGGGAATCACCTACAACGTCGCCGATATCGACCGGACCGCCGCCTATTTCAGCGGTCGGACAACGCCGGTCAAGGATGCGGTTCAGCCGGGCCGACGGATCACCACGGTGGGCCACCAGCAGTTCGGTATGTCGGTACGGACGGCGATGCTCTCGGCACCTATTCTCAGTTCATGA
- the glmS gene encoding glutamine--fructose-6-phosphate transaminase (isomerizing), giving the protein MCGIVGYVGQRPACEIVVDALRRMEYRGYDSSGVALLDGAGGLTVQRRAGRLANLEAALKDAGDLRGQAGMGHTRWATHGRPTDRNAHPHRDASGKFAVVHNGIIENFAALRAELETAGVEFASDTDSEVAVHLVAQAYRDGDTAGDFVASVHKVLQRLEGHFTLVFAFADEPGTIVAARRSTPLVVGVGDGEMFVGSDVAAFIEYTREAVELGQDQAVVITADGYRVTDFAGADAPARPFHIDWDLSAAEKGGYEYFMLKEIAEQPAAVSDTLLGHFVDGRIVLDEQRLSDQELREVDKVFIVACGTAYHSGLLAKYAIEHWTRLPVEVELASEFRYRDPVLDRSTLVIAISQSGETADTLEAVRHAKEQKAKVLAICNTNGSQIPREADAVLYTRAGPEIGVASTKTFLAQLTANYLVGLALAQARGTKYADEVAREYHELEAMADQVARVLTCMEPVTALAQRFAKSSAVLFLGRHVGYPVALEGALKLKELAYMHAEGFAAGELKHGPIALIEDDLPVIVVMPSPKSAATLHAKLLSNIREIQARGAVTVVIAEEGDDTVAPYADHLIEIPAVSTLFQPLLSTIPMQVFAAGVAQARGYDVDKPRNLAKSVTVE; this is encoded by the coding sequence ATGTGTGGAATCGTCGGCTATGTCGGGCAGCGCCCTGCCTGCGAGATCGTCGTCGATGCGCTGCGGCGAATGGAATACCGCGGCTATGACTCGTCGGGGGTCGCCCTGCTCGACGGCGCCGGTGGGCTCACCGTGCAACGGCGGGCGGGTCGGCTGGCCAATCTGGAAGCGGCTCTCAAGGACGCCGGCGACCTGCGCGGTCAGGCCGGGATGGGGCACACCCGGTGGGCCACCCACGGCCGCCCCACCGACCGCAACGCGCACCCGCATCGCGACGCCAGCGGCAAGTTCGCCGTGGTGCACAACGGCATCATCGAGAACTTCGCGGCCCTGCGCGCCGAGCTGGAGACCGCGGGCGTCGAGTTCGCCAGCGATACCGACTCCGAGGTGGCCGTGCACCTGGTCGCGCAGGCGTACCGGGACGGGGACACCGCCGGAGATTTCGTCGCCTCCGTGCACAAGGTGCTGCAGCGCCTGGAGGGTCACTTCACCCTGGTCTTCGCCTTCGCCGACGAGCCCGGCACCATCGTGGCCGCGCGCCGTTCCACCCCGCTGGTGGTCGGTGTCGGTGACGGCGAGATGTTCGTCGGCTCCGATGTGGCCGCCTTCATCGAATACACCCGGGAGGCCGTCGAACTCGGCCAGGACCAAGCCGTGGTGATCACCGCCGACGGCTACCGGGTGACCGACTTCGCCGGAGCGGACGCACCGGCGCGTCCTTTTCATATCGACTGGGATCTGTCGGCCGCCGAAAAGGGCGGCTACGAGTACTTCATGCTCAAGGAGATCGCCGAGCAGCCCGCCGCCGTCTCCGACACCCTGCTCGGACATTTCGTGGACGGCAGGATCGTGCTCGACGAGCAGCGGCTCTCCGATCAGGAACTGCGTGAGGTCGACAAGGTCTTCATCGTCGCCTGCGGTACCGCCTACCACTCCGGCCTGCTGGCCAAATACGCCATCGAGCACTGGACCCGGTTGCCGGTCGAGGTGGAGCTGGCCAGCGAATTCCGGTACCGCGACCCGGTTCTGGACCGCAGCACCCTGGTGATCGCGATCTCGCAGTCCGGTGAGACCGCCGACACCCTGGAGGCCGTGCGGCACGCCAAGGAGCAGAAGGCCAAGGTGTTGGCCATCTGCAACACCAACGGCAGCCAGATTCCGCGCGAGGCGGATGCGGTGCTCTACACCCGCGCCGGACCGGAGATCGGTGTCGCGTCCACCAAGACCTTCCTGGCGCAGCTGACCGCGAACTACCTGGTCGGGCTGGCGCTCGCGCAGGCCCGCGGCACCAAGTACGCCGACGAGGTGGCCCGCGAGTACCACGAGCTCGAAGCCATGGCCGACCAGGTCGCGCGGGTGCTGACCTGCATGGAGCCGGTGACGGCTCTGGCGCAGCGGTTCGCGAAATCGAGTGCTGTGCTTTTTCTCGGCCGCCATGTCGGCTACCCGGTGGCACTGGAGGGCGCGCTCAAACTGAAGGAACTGGCCTACATGCATGCCGAGGGCTTCGCCGCCGGCGAGCTCAAGCACGGTCCGATCGCGTTGATCGAGGACGACCTGCCGGTCATCGTGGTGATGCCCTCGCCCAAGAGCGCGGCCACGCTGCACGCCAAGCTGCTCAGCAATATCCGCGAGATTCAGGCCCGCGGTGCGGTCACCGTCGTCATCGCCGAGGAGGGCGACGACACGGTGGCGCCCTACGCCGATCACTTGATCGAAATACCGGCGGTGTCAACGCTTTTCCAGCCGCTGCTCTCGACGATCCCGATGCAGGTGTTCGCCGCCGGGGTGGCGCAGGCGCGTGGTTACGATGTCGACAAACCGCGCAACCTGGCCAAGTCGGTCACCGTCGAATAG
- the idi gene encoding isopentenyl-diphosphate Delta-isomerase — MRNVSVPDPAAITSGVRTVPEEQVVLLDDAGNTIGQASKAAVHHGDTPLHLAFSCYLFDDAGRVLLTRRALTKQTWPGVWTNSFCGHPAPGEAIIDAVHRRGHQELGASIRDVHCVLPEFRYRARAADGTVENEICPVFCALLDGEIAAAPHEVMDMVWVDWSQARTAAALDWAISPWAQDQIPLLEAADLPRWARPAA, encoded by the coding sequence ATGCGAAACGTTTCGGTACCGGACCCAGCGGCTATCACCTCCGGTGTGAGAACCGTCCCCGAGGAGCAGGTCGTCCTGCTCGATGATGCCGGCAACACCATCGGGCAGGCCTCGAAGGCCGCCGTGCACCACGGCGATACACCCCTGCACCTCGCGTTCTCCTGCTACCTGTTCGACGACGCCGGCCGTGTCCTACTGACCCGCCGCGCGCTGACCAAACAGACCTGGCCGGGGGTGTGGACCAACTCCTTCTGCGGGCACCCCGCGCCCGGCGAGGCGATCATCGACGCCGTGCACCGGCGCGGCCACCAGGAACTCGGAGCATCGATCCGCGATGTGCACTGCGTACTCCCGGAATTCCGCTATCGCGCCCGCGCGGCCGACGGCACCGTGGAGAACGAGATCTGCCCGGTGTTCTGCGCGCTTCTCGACGGCGAGATCGCCGCGGCACCGCACGAAGTGATGGACATGGTGTGGGTCGATTGGAGCCAGGCGCGCACCGCCGCCGCCCTGGACTGGGCGATCAGCCCCTGGGCGCAGGATCAGATCCCGCTGCTGGAGGCGGCGGACCTGCCGCGGTGGGCCCGTCCGGCGGCCTGA
- a CDS encoding LLM class F420-dependent oxidoreductase — protein sequence MRTGIFLSYAGGFKQAVEQVVELEKVGVDIALVAEAYSYDAISQLGYLAAKTSTIELGSGVVPIYVRTPTLLAMTAAGLDYVSDGRFRLGIGTSGPQVMEGFHGVAFDAPLGRTREVVDICRQVWRREKVTYDGKYYQIPLPAERGTGLGKPLRLINHPVREDIPITIAALGPKNVELTAEIAEGWQPVFFYPEKADEVWGDAVRAGYAKRDPARGPLDIMVSASLAIGDDVEDRLAWAKPQLALYIGGMGAKGKNFYHNLATRYGFGQVADHIQELFLSGKKDEAIAAVPDELVRNVSLVGPRGFVKERLAAYKEAGVTTMLVHPLATDDAEALRFTEELVTLTS from the coding sequence ATGCGCACCGGAATCTTCCTCAGCTACGCGGGCGGCTTCAAGCAGGCCGTCGAGCAGGTCGTCGAACTGGAAAAGGTCGGCGTCGACATCGCGCTGGTGGCCGAGGCCTACTCCTACGACGCGATCAGCCAGCTCGGGTACCTGGCGGCCAAGACCTCGACCATCGAGCTCGGGTCCGGCGTCGTGCCGATCTACGTGCGCACCCCGACCCTGTTGGCGATGACCGCGGCCGGCCTGGACTACGTGTCCGACGGACGGTTCCGGCTCGGCATCGGAACCTCCGGCCCCCAGGTGATGGAGGGTTTCCACGGCGTGGCCTTCGACGCCCCGCTGGGACGCACCCGCGAGGTCGTCGACATCTGCCGGCAGGTCTGGCGCCGGGAGAAGGTCACCTATGACGGCAAGTACTACCAGATCCCGCTGCCCGCAGAACGCGGCACCGGCCTGGGCAAACCGCTGCGCCTCATCAATCACCCAGTGCGGGAAGACATTCCGATCACCATCGCCGCCCTGGGCCCGAAGAACGTCGAGCTGACCGCGGAGATCGCCGAGGGCTGGCAACCGGTGTTCTTCTACCCGGAGAAGGCCGACGAGGTGTGGGGTGACGCGGTGCGGGCCGGCTACGCCAAGCGCGACCCGGCGCGCGGCCCGCTGGACATCATGGTCAGCGCCAGCCTGGCCATCGGCGATGACGTCGAGGACCGGCTGGCCTGGGCCAAACCCCAACTGGCGCTGTACATCGGCGGCATGGGGGCCAAGGGCAAGAACTTTTACCACAACCTCGCCACCCGCTATGGGTTCGGCCAGGTGGCCGACCACATCCAAGAGCTGTTCCTGTCGGGCAAGAAGGACGAGGCGATCGCCGCGGTTCCCGACGAGTTGGTGCGCAACGTGTCGCTGGTCGGTCCACGCGGTTTCGTCAAGGAACGCCTGGCCGCGTACAAGGAGGCCGGCGTGACCACCATGCTGGTGCATCCGCTGGCCACCGACGATGCCGAGGCCCTGCGGTTCACCGAGGAATTGGTGACGCTCACCTCATAG
- the rnhA gene encoding ribonuclease HI, producing the protein MSDDPVVIHTDGGCRPNPGPGGWGAVLRHRHHVREMCGGEPAETSNNRMELTAPIMALEALTRPVLVHLYTDSTYVRNGITKWVLGWERNGWLTAAKQPVKNVDLWQRLQAACALHQVEWFWVKGHSGIADNELADVLATRGLQQAIAGA; encoded by the coding sequence ATGAGCGACGATCCGGTGGTCATCCACACCGACGGCGGCTGCCGGCCCAACCCTGGTCCCGGCGGGTGGGGCGCCGTACTGCGCCACCGCCACCATGTGCGCGAGATGTGTGGCGGCGAGCCCGCCGAGACGAGCAACAACCGCATGGAACTCACCGCGCCGATCATGGCGCTGGAGGCGCTGACCCGCCCGGTGCTGGTGCATCTCTACACCGACAGCACCTACGTGCGCAACGGCATCACCAAGTGGGTACTGGGCTGGGAGCGCAACGGCTGGCTGACGGCCGCCAAGCAGCCGGTGAAGAACGTCGATCTGTGGCAACGCCTGCAGGCCGCGTGCGCGCTCCATCAGGTCGAGTGGTTCTGGGTGAAGGGACATTCCGGCATCGCCGACAACGAACTTGCCGATGTGCTCGCGACCCGGGGGCTTCAGCAGGCCATCGCCGGCGCCTGA
- a CDS encoding alpha/beta fold hydrolase has protein sequence MGVGRLRSESARAHFARVYDQALAVLPPIAEIRDVPTTFGTVRVYRFDGGPGRPVMLLPGRNASTPMWAENLPGLLAHRTVYCVDLLGEPGMSVQDAPLSGADDQSRWLEEVLSGLGLDSVHLMGVSFGGWSAVNHAVRHPGRVASLALLDPVLTFAPIPLPTMLAFIPMGLPGVPGALRRRILRWISGGADVEESEPVFVLIDAGTADFELHQPAPTLFSPAQLRGLQVPVLAIIAGRSVIHDARRAASTARKLLRHGQVEVWDGASHALTGEYPDRIAARAVRFWDDTDTS, from the coding sequence GTGGGCGTCGGACGCTTGCGTAGCGAGTCGGCGCGTGCCCACTTCGCCCGGGTGTACGACCAGGCACTGGCGGTGTTGCCGCCGATCGCCGAGATCCGCGACGTGCCGACAACATTCGGTACGGTGCGGGTGTACCGATTCGACGGTGGGCCGGGGCGTCCGGTGATGTTGTTGCCGGGCCGCAACGCGTCGACCCCGATGTGGGCGGAGAACTTGCCCGGCTTGCTGGCGCACCGCACCGTGTATTGCGTTGATCTGCTGGGTGAACCGGGGATGTCGGTGCAGGATGCCCCGCTTTCCGGGGCGGACGATCAGTCGCGCTGGCTCGAGGAAGTGCTGTCCGGGCTCGGACTGGATTCGGTGCATCTGATGGGGGTCTCCTTCGGAGGGTGGAGCGCGGTCAATCATGCCGTGCGCCACCCGGGCAGGGTGGCGTCGCTGGCGCTTCTGGATCCGGTGCTGACGTTCGCGCCGATTCCGCTGCCCACCATGCTGGCGTTCATTCCGATGGGGTTGCCGGGTGTTCCGGGCGCGCTGCGACGCCGGATCCTGCGGTGGATCTCCGGTGGGGCCGACGTCGAGGAATCGGAACCGGTGTTTGTGCTGATCGATGCCGGCACCGCCGATTTCGAGCTCCACCAGCCGGCACCCACCCTGTTCTCGCCGGCGCAGCTACGCGGTCTCCAGGTCCCGGTACTGGCGATCATCGCCGGGCGCAGCGTCATCCACGATGCCCGCCGCGCGGCGTCCACGGCCCGAAAATTGTTGCGGCACGGTCAGGTCGAGGTCTGGGACGGGGCCTCGCATGCACTGACCGGTGAGTATCCCGATCGGATCGCGGCGCGGGCGGTGCGGTTCTGGGATGACACCGACACGTCCTGA
- a CDS encoding HNH endonuclease signature motif containing protein, whose translation MFDEQLAEVAAARTPATRVRAFARLENAACAARLASMADMLAAAYAAQGSADREQWRFDNWSAVCAQIGAAHGITSGMASGLLMDAVALAERLPKLRELFAAGALSYRTVHIVCGRTMLVKDPDARRAVDAALSTQFGSGAAMSVDQIEKAVDTVVLTHDPLAVRRCEASAHGHRADVFIDDASGTAHLNASLSVTDGMALDQRADALARTVCAHDPRSLDIRRAAALGAMGFGWDRLPCLCERADCAAGARPPAGGVVIYVVARQDAVDAVPESAPGPAPDPGPEPDPEPESQPPQPDSESQPHPGPKPDPDPDPLPVGDLTAQRRALVARRRPLFAKPWYRHTWPELISGLRGDRGELCPVAPGVILGGPVLPAPVIAQIASHATLRPLVHPGQSPPEPRYRPSTALARFIRCRDRTCRFPGCTRTVTDIDHTIAYPFGPTAASNLVALCREHHLCKTFWAGWRTRQFTDGTLEWTDPDGGTHITRPGSLALFPELCTPTAPVPPVGSPPPQHTAGLTMPRRERTRAEDRASRIDDERQSNIGWVQRYRRELVAPF comes from the coding sequence ATGTTCGATGAGCAGCTGGCCGAGGTGGCCGCGGCGCGGACCCCGGCCACCCGGGTCCGGGCCTTCGCCCGGCTGGAGAACGCGGCGTGCGCGGCGCGACTGGCATCCATGGCGGACATGCTCGCAGCGGCGTATGCGGCGCAGGGCTCGGCCGATCGGGAGCAGTGGCGGTTCGACAACTGGTCGGCGGTGTGCGCGCAGATCGGCGCAGCGCACGGCATCACCAGCGGGATGGCTTCCGGGCTGTTGATGGACGCCGTGGCGCTCGCTGAGCGGTTACCGAAGCTGCGCGAACTGTTCGCAGCGGGCGCCCTCTCCTATCGGACGGTGCACATCGTGTGCGGCCGCACGATGTTGGTCAAGGACCCCGATGCCCGCCGTGCCGTGGACGCGGCACTGTCCACGCAGTTCGGATCCGGTGCCGCGATGTCGGTGGATCAGATCGAGAAAGCCGTCGACACGGTGGTGTTGACCCACGATCCGCTGGCGGTACGCCGCTGCGAGGCCAGCGCGCACGGACACCGGGCCGACGTCTTCATCGATGACGCGTCGGGCACCGCGCATCTGAACGCGTCCCTGTCGGTGACCGACGGGATGGCGCTCGATCAGCGGGCCGATGCGTTGGCCCGCACGGTATGCGCGCACGATCCGCGCTCCCTGGACATACGACGCGCGGCGGCGCTCGGGGCGATGGGTTTCGGTTGGGACCGGCTGCCGTGTCTGTGTGAACGTGCGGACTGCGCCGCCGGGGCCCGGCCGCCGGCCGGTGGCGTGGTGATCTACGTGGTCGCGCGCCAAGACGCGGTCGACGCGGTTCCCGAGTCTGCGCCCGGCCCCGCGCCCGATCCCGGTCCAGAGCCCGACCCGGAGCCGGAGTCGCAGCCGCCCCAGCCCGACTCGGAGTCGCAGCCGCACCCGGGCCCAAAGCCCGACCCGGACCCGGACCCGCTGCCGGTCGGTGACCTGACGGCGCAGCGCCGAGCGCTTGTCGCCCGGCGCAGGCCACTGTTCGCCAAGCCGTGGTACCGGCACACCTGGCCCGAGCTGATCTCGGGTCTGCGCGGGGACCGCGGTGAGCTCTGCCCCGTCGCGCCCGGGGTGATCCTGGGCGGGCCGGTGCTCCCCGCGCCGGTGATCGCGCAGATTGCATCGCACGCCACGTTGCGCCCCCTCGTCCACCCCGGGCAGTCCCCACCGGAACCCCGGTATCGGCCGTCGACAGCGCTGGCTCGGTTCATCCGCTGCCGGGACCGCACCTGCCGGTTTCCCGGCTGCACCCGCACGGTCACCGATATCGACCACACCATCGCCTACCCGTTCGGGCCGACCGCCGCGTCGAACCTGGTCGCGCTGTGCCGCGAGCACCACTTGTGCAAGACGTTCTGGGCGGGGTGGCGCACCCGTCAATTCACCGACGGCACCCTGGAATGGACCGATCCCGACGGCGGCACGCACATCACCAGGCCGGGCAGCCTTGCGCTGTTTCCCGAACTCTGCACGCCGACCGCGCCCGTCCCGCCCGTCGGGAGCCCGCCACCGCAGCACACCGCCGGACTGACCATGCCGCGGCGTGAGCGCACCCGGGCCGAGGACCGTGCCAGCCGCATCGACGACGAACGGCAATCCAACATCGGCTGGGTGCAGCGGTACCGGCGGGAGTTGGTCGCACCGTTCTGA
- a CDS encoding TetR/AcrR family transcriptional regulator, which produces MTPRRRTASHQVSAALLTAAETVLDRDGTDGVTVRAVAHEAAVSPMSVYHRFVNKEGLVVALATRALEELATAIGAADDADSAERFRAACRGYREFALRHPARYSLIFGVGSPLRDQSSAVAVTGRAVFDTLATLIDQMGSLPPQSDSVEAAQIVWGAIHGAVTIEQVGIGQTPDADATFENLLTLLIGGLRDRWAVPDPRQQD; this is translated from the coding sequence ATGACACCGCGCCGGCGTACCGCCAGCCATCAGGTCTCGGCCGCGCTGCTCACCGCGGCCGAGACCGTGCTGGATCGTGACGGCACCGACGGCGTGACCGTGCGCGCCGTCGCGCACGAGGCTGCTGTCTCCCCGATGAGCGTTTACCACCGGTTCGTGAACAAGGAGGGACTCGTGGTCGCGCTCGCGACCCGAGCACTCGAAGAGCTGGCCACCGCCATCGGCGCGGCAGACGACGCTGATTCGGCCGAACGGTTCCGCGCCGCCTGCCGTGGCTACCGCGAGTTCGCGCTGCGCCATCCGGCCCGCTACTCGCTGATCTTCGGCGTGGGCAGCCCCCTGCGGGACCAGTCCTCGGCGGTGGCGGTGACCGGCCGAGCGGTGTTCGACACCCTGGCCACCCTGATCGATCAGATGGGATCGCTTCCTCCACAATCGGATTCAGTGGAGGCTGCACAGATCGTCTGGGGCGCGATTCACGGCGCCGTCACCATCGAGCAGGTGGGCATCGGTCAGACCCCCGACGCTGACGCCACCTTCGAGAACCTGCTGACGTTGCTGATCGGCGGACTCAGAGATAGGTGGGCAGTGCCGGATCCCCGGCAGCAAGATTGA